CCACCACCAGCGAGCGGCTGGGCTTCACCGGACGCGGGGAGGGGATCGCCACCTTCGCGGTAGTGCTGCTTGATCATCCGCCCGGATGGCTGGACTGACACGCGCTGACAGCATGGACGGTCTCTCAGCTCAGCCAAGCGCCTCGGCGGAAACCCAGGATTTCGTCCGGGATTTCGTGCCCTTCGACGCCTTGCCGCGCGCGCATGGCCCGGCGCTCGTGCAATGTCTGCTGCGCGCCGCGCCCGAGGACTTTCTCGTCGAGGAGACCCTGAGCTTCTCGCCCGACGACGAGGGTTCGCACTGGTTGCTGCAGGTGCGCAAGACGGGCGCTAATACCGAGTGGGTGGCGCGTCAACTGGCGCGGATCGCGGATGTGCCGGTTAGGGATATCGGCTACGCCGGCCTGAAGGACCGCCACGCGGTGGCCATCCAGTGGTTTTCCCTGCCCTTGGGCGAGGGGCCGGCGCCGGACTGGTCACCGTTGGTGGATGATGGCGTCGAGGTCCTTGGCTGTCACCGCCATGGGCGCAAGCTGCGTCGCGGGGCGATTGCCTCAAACAGCTTCGCGCTGCGCCTGCGCGAGTTATCCGGCGATGTAGCAGCTCTGGCAACGCAGCTGGAAGCCATCGCCCGCTACGGCGTGCCGAACTACTTCGGGCCCCAGCGCTTCGGTCGCGACGGCGGTAATCTGGCGGAAGCTGGGGCGCTCTTGGTTGGGACCGGAACTGGGACTGGAAGTAGGACCGCAACCGGGGCACGCGCCGGGATTGAAGCCGGAGCTTCGGGCGGCAAGGGCAGGGGACGGCGCCTGTCCCGTCATCGCCGCGGTTTGTTGCTGTCTGCCGCGCGCTCGGCCTTGTTCAATCAGGTACTGGCGCGACGCGTCGCGCTTGGCAACTGGAACCAGGCTTTACCGGGCGAACGACTACAGCTGGCGGGGAGTCATTCGCATTTTCTGGCGGAAACGCTTGATGAAACTATCATCGAGCGCCTTGCCAGTGGCGATATATCGCCCACCGGCCCGCTGTGCGGGGCAGGAGAATCCCTGACAACCGGCGTGGCCGCGGAGTTGGAAGCTCAAGCGCTGGCTCCGTGGACGGATTGGATCGATGGACTCGCGCGCGCGGGTTTGCGCGCGGAGCGCCGTGCGCTGATACTGAGGCCCCTGGACCTGACTCACCAGCTTGAGGCCGAAGACTGCCTGATGCTGCGGTTTCGGCTGCCGGCGGGTGCTTATGCGACCTCCGTGCTCAGAGAGTTGGCAGACTGGAGCGAGCCGGCGCCGATTGGGCGGGAGCAGTGAACTCACTCGGGCAAGATCCCGGAGCCATGCTGGCTGACCTCCTGCACAAAGGCCGTTGGGATTGCCGGCGGGCTCAGCGATCACGCCCCCGGCGGCGCTGGGACTTGGCCGGGTTGCGCAGCAGCACATAGAGGGCGCCGGTGCCGCCATCGCGCTGGGGGGTGGAGCAGAAGGCCAGCACCTCTGGGCGCAGTCGCAGCCAGTAGTTGAGCTTGCGCTTCAGCACCGGCTGGCGATCTGGGGAGCGCGCGCCTTTGCCGTGGATGATCCGGGCGCAGCGCAGATGGCGCTCGCGGCAGTGGGCAAGAAATTCGCGCAGGATCGCTTCGGCGTGTGCGGCGGTCAGGCCATGGAGGTCAAGCTCCAGGTCGATGGCGATGCGCCCGCGTTGTAGTTCGGCCAGGACGCGGCGCTGCACCCCGGGCTGGGTGTAGAGCAAATAGTCAGGCGTTTCGACTTCGTGCTCAGAAAGCTTCCGCGGCGCGTCCTCGTCGATTTCCGGCGGGCGCGGTCGGGGGATTGGTGGTGGGCGCTCACGGTAATGGACCGGAGCCTCGAGCTCGAGCGGCTCGGCATCATCAACGGCTTGCCGAAAAAGCTCGGAATCAGACTCTTGAACCCTTTTTTTCATCCAATGTGTGATAGATTGCAGCTCTCGGCTGGGGCAGTATAGCAAGGGACGCCAAAATGGCTCAGGCGCATCCTGCATCAGGGTTCGCCGAAGATGTGTCTACATGAAGATTCTTCTCAGCAACGATGATGGTTATCGCTCGCCCGGCTTGCATGCGCTGGCCGGTGCGCTGTCGCGGTATGCCGAGGTTGTCGTGGTGGCGCCCGATCGGGACCGCAGCGGTGCCAGTCATTCGCTGACATTGGATACACCCATCCGCGCGGAGGAGGTCGAGCCTGGCCTGTACCGCGTCTTTGGCACCCCGACGGACTGCGTGCATCTGGCCTTGTCTGCCTTGCTCGATGCGGAGCCGGACCTGGTCGTGGCGGGGATCAATCACGGTCCCAATTTGGGCGATGATGTGATTTACTCTGGCACCGTGGCCGCCGCGACTGAAGGACGCTTTCTTGGCCTGCCGGCGGTGGCTGTGTCGAGCACCGCTTACGAGCCGCGACATCTGGACACCGCTGCCGATTTCGCTGCGCGCCTGGTGGTGCGGCTGTGCGAACGCCGGGGGGCGGACCAGACGGATTTGCAAGCCGCGCTCTTCGCCGGTCAGATGATTTTGAACCTCAACATCCCGGATCTCCCGGAGGCCGACATTAAGGGCTTGCTCGCCACCCGACTCGGCAATCGCCATAAATCGGAGCCCGTGATCCCGGCCCAGGACCCGCGCGGGCGCCCGGTCTATTGGGTCGGGCCGCCAGGGCCGGAGCAGGACGCCGGAGACGGGACGGATTTCGCCGCCGTGCGCGACGGTTATGTCTCGGTGACGCCTTTGCAGGTGGATTTGACCCGCCATGGCGCAGTTGCCGCGCTGGATGCGTGGCTGGAGGACATGCGGTAATGGGAACAAACATGGACACGGCATTCGAACGCGAGCCACTTGCATTGCGCGGACGTGAGCAACTGCTGACGCGCTTGGAGGAAAGCGGTATCAGCAACCCTGAGGTGCTCGCCGTGCTGGCGGAAATCCCGCGGCACCTGTTCATCGACGAGGCGCTGGGTACGCGCGCTTATGAGGATTCGGCGCTGCCGATCGGGCATGGACAGACCATCTCGCAGCCCTACATCGTGGCACGCATGACCGAGTTGTTGTTGCAGAGCGGTCCCTGCTCGACCGTTCTTGAGATCGGCACCGGCTCGGGGTTTCAGACCGCCGTGCTGGCCATGCTGGTGCGCCGGGTCTACACCATCGAGCGGCTCGGAGCGCTCTGGGGTCTGGCCGAGCCACGGCTGCGATCGCTCAAACTGCGTAATGTTCGCTACCGCCATGGCGACGGGCGTCTGGGTTGGCCGGAGATGGCGCCGTTCGACGGCATTCTCATCACCGCCGCGTCCGAGGGCATCCCGCGCGGTCTTGCCGAGCAGTTAGCGCCTGGGGGGAGCATGCTGCTGCCGTTGGTAGTGGGGGCCGAGCAGCGATTGGTGCGTCTGACTCGAACACGGGGCGGTTTTCGTCATGAGGACTTGGAGCAGGTGATGTTTGTTCCCTTGCTTGGAGGTGTCGGCTGATGCGGCTGTTCTCGGCGCTTTACGACCGGGTGATCCGGTGGTCGGGACATCGACACGCACCCTGGTATCTTGGTGCCCTAAGTTTCGCGGAATCGTCCTTTTTTCCGATTCCGCCCGATGTCATGCTCGCGCCGATGTGCCTGACGCGCCCGCAGCGCGCCTGGTTTTTTGCAGGTCTGACGACGCTGACTTCGGTCGCCGGCGGTCTGCTCGGGTATCTGATCGGTCGCCTTGCGTTCGGTCTGGTCGAGCCCATCGTCGGCCCCGGCGGCCACTATGCCGAGGCCTTTGGCCAAGCGCGGGATTGGTTCGAGCACTGGGGCATCTGGGCGGTATTCCTGGCCGGTTTCTCCCCCATTCCCTACAAGGTTTTCACCATTAGCGCAGGCGTGCTGGGGATGGCGTTGATTCCGTTCGTGCTCGCCTCGAGTATCGGACGAGGGATGCGGTTTTTTATGGTCGCGGGGCTAATGGTGTGGGGCGGGGCCCCGATGGAGGCGCAGCTGCGGCGCTACGTCGATGTGATCGGCTGGCTGGTGGTGGCGGCGATTGCGGTCTTCGTGATTATCAAGGTCTGAGTCATGGCGCTGGTTGTTTGCGCAAAAGACAATGACATCCTCGCTTCCCGCTGGGCCGTGAACTGGCGTGACCTCGCGTATTCTCGGCACTTCGCGGTACTGCGGATGCTTGGCCTGTTGTGCCTCGCGACCGGTGTTATCGGGCTGATGAGCGGTTGCGCGGGAGGAGTCCTTGCGCCGGTCGAGAGCCGCGATGGCTATGGACCGGCACCGCCCGGCTACTACCGCATTCTGCGTGGCGACACCCTGATGGCGGTCTCCCGACGCACCGGGCGTTCGGTCTCAACGCTGGCGGCCTGGAACAACTTGCGACCGCCTTATCAGATTTATTCCGGCAGTCTGCTGCGG
Above is a genomic segment from Thiorhodovibrio litoralis containing:
- a CDS encoding protein-L-isoaspartate(D-aspartate) O-methyltransferase, whose protein sequence is MDTAFEREPLALRGREQLLTRLEESGISNPEVLAVLAEIPRHLFIDEALGTRAYEDSALPIGHGQTISQPYIVARMTELLLQSGPCSTVLEIGTGSGFQTAVLAMLVRRVYTIERLGALWGLAEPRLRSLKLRNVRYRHGDGRLGWPEMAPFDGILITAASEGIPRGLAEQLAPGGSMLLPLVVGAEQRLVRLTRTRGGFRHEDLEQVMFVPLLGGVG
- the truD gene encoding tRNA pseudouridine(13) synthase TruD produces the protein MAGLTRADSMDGLSAQPSASAETQDFVRDFVPFDALPRAHGPALVQCLLRAAPEDFLVEETLSFSPDDEGSHWLLQVRKTGANTEWVARQLARIADVPVRDIGYAGLKDRHAVAIQWFSLPLGEGPAPDWSPLVDDGVEVLGCHRHGRKLRRGAIASNSFALRLRELSGDVAALATQLEAIARYGVPNYFGPQRFGRDGGNLAEAGALLVGTGTGTGSRTATGARAGIEAGASGGKGRGRRLSRHRRGLLLSAARSALFNQVLARRVALGNWNQALPGERLQLAGSHSHFLAETLDETIIERLASGDISPTGPLCGAGESLTTGVAAELEAQALAPWTDWIDGLARAGLRAERRALILRPLDLTHQLEAEDCLMLRFRLPAGAYATSVLRELADWSEPAPIGREQ
- a CDS encoding YqaA family protein, with amino-acid sequence MRLFSALYDRVIRWSGHRHAPWYLGALSFAESSFFPIPPDVMLAPMCLTRPQRAWFFAGLTTLTSVAGGLLGYLIGRLAFGLVEPIVGPGGHYAEAFGQARDWFEHWGIWAVFLAGFSPIPYKVFTISAGVLGMALIPFVLASSIGRGMRFFMVAGLMVWGGAPMEAQLRRYVDVIGWLVVAAIAVFVIIKV
- a CDS encoding Smr/MutS family protein, with product MKKRVQESDSELFRQAVDDAEPLELEAPVHYRERPPPIPRPRPPEIDEDAPRKLSEHEVETPDYLLYTQPGVQRRVLAELQRGRIAIDLELDLHGLTAAHAEAILREFLAHCRERHLRCARIIHGKGARSPDRQPVLKRKLNYWLRLRPEVLAFCSTPQRDGGTGALYVLLRNPAKSQRRRGRDR
- the surE gene encoding 5'/3'-nucleotidase SurE; translated protein: MKILLSNDDGYRSPGLHALAGALSRYAEVVVVAPDRDRSGASHSLTLDTPIRAEEVEPGLYRVFGTPTDCVHLALSALLDAEPDLVVAGINHGPNLGDDVIYSGTVAAATEGRFLGLPAVAVSSTAYEPRHLDTAADFAARLVVRLCERRGADQTDLQAALFAGQMILNLNIPDLPEADIKGLLATRLGNRHKSEPVIPAQDPRGRPVYWVGPPGPEQDAGDGTDFAAVRDGYVSVTPLQVDLTRHGAVAALDAWLEDMR